The Oscillospiraceae bacterium genome contains the following window.
GGGAATCCCCTCGGCATAGCAGCGGTGGTTCATGGTATAGAGGTACGGCAGCATTTTGTGGCGGAAACGCAGGGCATCGCCCACTACTTTCTCTGTTTCCTTTTTATAGCGCCAGGGCTCTTTGCCGCAGAATTCGCTATACACGCTATGCAGACGCATAATCGGAGAAAAAATACCGTACTGTGTCCAACGAGCCATCATTTCATCGTCTTTTATGCCCAGCATATGGCCGCCGATGTCGTGGCTCCACCAGCAATACCCGATATTGCTGGAAGTAGCTGTAAAATACGGCTGGAAACGCAGTGAATCCCATGTGACGATTGTATCGCCGGAAAAACCGACGGGATACCGATGACTGCCGGGGCCGCCATAACGGGAAAACGCCATGGGGCGCTTGCCGCCTTGGCCGTTATCCAAAAATCCGTAGTGGTTCAGCATCCATAGCGGGTCTAACCCAGCAATGCGGGTGTGCGTCCCCTGCTGCCAATCGACCCACCAGAAGTCAACCCCCTCATCCTCAAGAGGGCGAAGAACATCGGCGTAATAGTTTTGCAGGAATTTAGGGTCGGCAGGGTCAAATTCTACAGCATGGCCACTTTCGAGATCAACACCCATATCTTCGGCAATTTTGGTGTAGGCATCTTCATAGGCGCGGATGCCGTCTGCGGGGTGGACATTTAAGGTAACTTTCATGCCGCGCCGATGCAGCTCGGAAAGAAAACGTTCCGGTTTCGGAAAAAGCTTCTTGTTCCATGTAAAGCCTGTCCAACCATTGCCATATTTAGGGTCAATGTCGACAATATGCCAGTCCATATCGATAACCGCCACAGAGAAGGGCAGGTTTTCGTTGTGAAAACGCTCCATCAAGCTGAGATAGGTTTCTTCGGTGTAAGGATAAAAGCGGCTCCACCAGTTACCCAGCGCATAGCGCGGCAGCATGGGAGCATGACCGGACAAATGATAAAAGTCTTGAATGGCTTCCAAATAATCCCGGCCATAGCCAAAGAAATAGAAATCTTCTCCGCCGCTGCGGGATTCCACCCAGCCATCATCCTGCAGGACAAGGCTTGTGCTGTCATCCAGCACCGCATAACCCTCCGTTGAGATCAAGCCGTGGCCCAGTTCAACATTATCACCATCCACCGCATCCAGCGTGCGTACGGTGCCTTTCAAGTCGTGGACAGTATCACCATAGTACCAGTTGCCGGTGTGAGCGTTCTCGTAGCCGACAAGCGCTACGGACAATCCATTGGGAGAAAACGGCTTTTCGTCATAGACAATGCGCAGACGATCAGTGCGCACAACGAGACCGTCTGCCGTGTGTTCTACGGTATAAGAAACTGCCGGAAAATCGCGGTTCATAACGATTTGCGTAGGGCGGTCCTCAAACTTGTTCTGGGCATTGTACTCAAAGCGGACAAGCTTATCTGTAAGCAGCGTGATACGGTAATGCGGACCGATAATGCAATTTTCTGCTAAGGCTTGCGGATGAGTGTGCGTAATATAGCAGGGTTTCATACAAGTTCTCCTTTATCGGATGTTTCACAAATTTCCCCGGCCTTTT
Protein-coding sequences here:
- a CDS encoding glycoside hydrolase family 31 protein; the protein is MKPCYITHTHPQALAENCIIGPHYRITLLTDKLVRFEYNAQNKFEDRPTQIVMNRDFPAVSYTVEHTADGLVVRTDRLRIVYDEKPFSPNGLSVALVGYENAHTGNWYYGDTVHDLKGTVRTLDAVDGDNVELGHGLISTEGYAVLDDSTSLVLQDDGWVESRSGGEDFYFFGYGRDYLEAIQDFYHLSGHAPMLPRYALGNWWSRFYPYTEETYLSLMERFHNENLPFSVAVIDMDWHIVDIDPKYGNGWTGFTWNKKLFPKPERFLSELHRRGMKVTLNVHPADGIRAYEDAYTKIAEDMGVDLESGHAVEFDPADPKFLQNYYADVLRPLEDEGVDFWWVDWQQGTHTRIAGLDPLWMLNHYGFLDNGQGGKRPMAFSRYGGPGSHRYPVGFSGDTIVTWDSLRFQPYFTATSSNIGYCWWSHDIGGHMLGIKDDEMMARWTQYGIFSPIMRLHSVYSEFCGKEPWRYKKETEKVVGDALRFRHKMLPYLYTMNHRCYAEGIPLVLPLYYIEQNRAESYEHPNEYYFGSDLLVLPVTSPRLSGLNVAKEKLYLPDGVWYDIFTKRVYRGNRELDIYRPLDKIPVFAKAGTILPLTDEIDPATISQNPKQLHVCVYLGADGTFTLYEDDNETTAYETQPGVRTTMQLCGESFTIHAAQGQTELLPSVRQYTLEFNGCADLSDKVTVRVDGKAIPFTASYEPVGHVFTVTVSDIPVTENLLVSLGSDAVCISNDVQSEIFAFLDQAEIQFIWKDQIFNLVKNTPDKLLLLSKLSTLELPADLYRALVELITAY